One Cucurbita pepo subsp. pepo cultivar mu-cu-16 chromosome LG20, ASM280686v2, whole genome shotgun sequence genomic window carries:
- the LOC111783274 gene encoding zinc-finger homeodomain protein 8-like, whose product MDGENSNYHYRECLRNHAASLGSYATDGCGEFTLDDTSSPTNNLHCVACGCHRNFHRKITYIAGGGRSSAATADDLMDYDQAATDTERSGGGGKKRFRTKFTADQREKMLAFAEKLGWKLQRRDLDDEIERFCRSVGVTRQVFKVWMHNHKNSFSSNSASTGNASSLTQ is encoded by the coding sequence atggaCGGAGAGAACTCCAACTATCATTACAGAGAATGCCTCCGGAACCATGCAGCCAGTCTGGGCAGTTACGCCACCGATGGCTGCGGCGAATTCACTCTCGACGACACCTCCTCTCCGACCAACAACCTCCACTGCGTTGCTTGTGGCTGCCACCGTAACTTCCACCGCAAAATCACTTACATCGCTGGCGGTGGCCGCTCTTCCGCCGCCACTGCAGACGATCTCATGGACTACGACCAAGCCGCAACCGACACCGAGAGgagcggcggcggaggaaaAAAACGGTTCCGTACGAAGTTCACGGCAGATCAGAGAGAGAAGATGCTGGCATTTGCAGAGAAATTAGGTTGGAAATTGCAGAGAAGAGATCTTGACGACGAGATCGAGAGGTTCTGCCGGAGCGTGGGCGTCACTCGCCAGGTTTTCAAGGTTTGGATGCACAATCACAagaattctttttcttctaattctgCATCCACTGGAAATGCCTCTTCTCTAACACAGTAA
- the LOC111782758 gene encoding protein NRDE2 homolog isoform X2, producing the protein MEAPAEEELPPEEQKPKTSLFPLPFVANNPQSQISPPNSSVPQWLCNSSFTTDLSVINDALSSQNNVYPSLSTDGDQEEAVEDEGGPSVRPEVQKSSRSYELLESSASDDGSEHEKRKKRKKKKRRRRNEYEEKKGFGEYGSRKSDVRAWADADGRPSKDYYFDSNGDRDNLAFGSLYRMDVARYRPLNHGERPGLNFNGFSQWNKSSSALDKDADAEVLDSKLKSGGRYWSAKNAAIERHKNFKRVRIGFSRKTPDKLLDDFIPFSDSQTSNNIEESWEDEVLRKTREFNKLTREHPHDEKAWLAFAEFQDKVAAMQPQKGARLQTLEKKISILEKAAELNPENEELLLYLLKNYQKRDTIDVLISRWEKILMQNSGSYKLWREFLHLIQGEFSRFKVSDMRQMYAHAIQALSAACNQHIRQANQTAKPSVEHDLIQLELGLVDIFLSLCRFEWQAGYQELATALFQAEIEFSLFCPALHLNDRSKQRLFEHFWNTNAERVGEEGAIGWSTWLEKEEENRQKVMREEEALEADEKGGWTGWSDPAPKEKKNNDDAETTAEVGVAAEEAMEQDVEEEDTEREDSTEALLKILGINADAGVDEEVKDTSTWARWSKEESLRDCEQWMPIREKSADVIHDEGMPDGETNEQLQRVILYEDVKEYLFSLISSEARLSLIYQLIEFFSGKIYSRVASNSSSWMERILSLEVLPDDILHHLRSVHDVLNKRQSSSSSFTLEVLVGGSDNLTQMSDMMKFLRNVILLCLTAFPRNFILEEAALIAEELFVTKMNSCSSSVTPCRSLAKNLLKSDRQDMLLCGVYARREATHGNIDHARKVFDMSLASVESLPVDQKSNAPLLYFWYAELELAKDPHNGHDSVNRAVHILSCLGSGDSYSPFKCQPSSLQLLRAHQGFKEKIRAVRSTWLHGVIDDSSVALISSAALFEELTTGYNAGLEVLDQAFNMVLPERRKQSYQLECLFNYYVKMLLRHHKQLSQLKVRESISQGLQFYPLNPELYTAFLEISYIYSVPSKLRWTFDDYCQKQPSLILWIFALSFEMGYAGSPHRIRRLFEKALENDNLRHSVLLWRCYISYELNTACDPSSAKRVFFRAIHSCPWSKKLWLDGFIKLNSILSAKELSDLQEVMRDKELNLRTDIYEILLQEELIS; encoded by the exons ATGGAAGCTCCAGCAGAAGAGGAGTTGCCACCTGAAGAGCAAAAGCCTAAAACCTCCCTCTTCCCGCTCCCGTTCGTCGCTAACAATCCCCAGAGTCAGATAAGTCCGCCCAATTCAAGCGTTCCTCAGTGGCTTTGCAACTCCAGCTTCACCACTGACCTATCCGTCATCAACGAtgctctttcatctcaaaACAATGTATATCCCTCCCTCTCCACCGATGGCGACCAGGAAGAGGCTGTGGAAGATGAAGGAGGTCCAAGTGTTAGACCTGAGGTGCAGAAGTCATCTCGATCATACGAATTGCTGGAATCTTCTGCTTCGGACGACGGCTCCGAGCAtgagaagaggaaaaagaggaagaagaagaagaggaggaggcgaaatgaatatgaagaaaaaaagggattCGGCGAGTATGGTTCGAGAAAGTCCGATGTTCGGGCTTGGGCCGATGCCGATGGTAGACCTTCCAAGGATTATTACTTCGATTCTAATGGAGACCGGGATAACTTAGCATTCGGGTCTCTTTACAG GATGGATGTTGCACGCTACAGACCGCTCAACCATGGGGAAAGACCTggactaaattttaatggattttCTCAGTGGAATAAAAGTAGTTCTGCCTTAGACAAAGATGCTGATGCTGAAGTGTTGGATAGTAAATTGAAATCAGGTGGACGCTATTGGTCTGCAAAGAATGCAGCAATAGAGCGACATAAGAACTTCAAACGTGTACGTATTGGTTTTTCTAGAAAAACTCCAGACAAATTATTGGATGATTTCATTCCTTTTTCGGATTCTCAAACATCAAATAATATTGAGGAATCTTGGGAGGATGAAGTGCTGCGTAAAACGCGGGAGTTTAACAAATTGACTAGGGAGCATCCTCATGACGAGAAGGCTTGGTTAGCTTTTGCTGAATTTCAAGACAAAGTTGCAGCTATGCAACCTCAGAAAGGTGCTCGCTTGCAAACtctagagaaaaaaattagcaTATTAGAGAAGGCTGCTGAGCTTAACCCAGAAAATGAGGAATTATTGCTATACCTTTTAAAGAATTACCAGAAAAGAGATACTATTGATGTGTTGATTAGTAGATGGGAAAAGATACTGATGCAGAATTCTGGGAGTTATAAGTTGTGGAGAGAGTTTTTGCATCTCATTCAAGGGGAGTTCTCTAGATTCAAGGTTTCAGACATGAGACAAATGTATGCACATGCAATCCAAGCTCTATCTGCTGCATGCAACCAGCACATTAGGCAG GCCAATCAAACTGCCAAACCTTCAGTGGAGCATGATCTCATTCAGCTAGAACTTGGTCTGGTTGATATTTTTCTGAGTTTGTGCCGATTTGAGTGGCAGGCTGGGTATCAGGAGTTGGCTACTGCTTTATTTCAGGCTGAAATTGAATTTAGCTTGTTTTGCCCTGCTTTGCATTTAAACGATCGAAGTAAACAAAGATTATTTGAACACTTTTGGAACACTAATGCTGAAAGAGTCGGTGAGGAAGGTGCCATCGGTTGGTCTACATGGCTAGAAAAAGAGGAGGAAAATAGGCAAAAGGTTATGAGAGAGGAGGAGGCCTTAGAGGCTGATGAAAAGGGTGGCTGGACTGGTTGGTCTGATCCAGCaccaaaagagaagaaaaataatgatgaCGCAGAAACTACTGCAGAAGTGGGTGTAGCAGCAGAGGAGGCTATGGAGCAAGatgtggaagaagaagacactGAAAGAGAAGATAGCACGGAAGCATTGCTCAAAATTCTTGGAATTAACGCTGATGCAGGGGTCGACGAGGAGGTTAAGGACACCTCAACCTGGGCTAGATGGTCAAAAGAAGAGTCATTAAGAGACTGTGAACAATGGATGCCTATCCGGGAAAAATCTG CAGATGTTATTCATGATGAAGGGATGCCTGATGGAGAAACAAATGAACAACTTCAAAGAGTTATATTATATGAAGATGTCAAGGAGTACCTgttttcattgatttcaagTGAAGCCCGTTTATCCTTGATATATCAGCTAATTGAATTCTTTAGtggaaaaatatattcaag GGTGGCTTCAAATAGTTCAAGTTGGATGGAGAGAATCCTTAGTTTAGAGGTGTTGCCAGACGATATATTACATCATCTGAGAAGTGTTCACGATGTTCTTAATAAAAGGCAAAGCAGCTCAAGTAGCTTCACTTTGGAGGTCCTTGTGGGAGGTTCTGATAACCTAACTCAGATGTCTGACATGATGAAGTTTCTTCGCAATGTTATATTACTTTGTTTAACAGCTTTCCCACGTAATTTCATATTGGAAGAAGCTGCTTTAATTGCTGAAGAGTTATTTGTTACAAAAATGAATTCTTGTAGCTCCTCAGTTACTCCCTGCCGTTCCTTAGCAAAGAATCTCTTGAAAAGTGATCGTCAG GACATGTTACTTTGTGGAGTCTATGCACGAAGAGAGGCAACACATGGAAATATCGATCATGCTAGAAAAGTATTTGACATGTCATTGGCATCTGTGGAAAGCCTTCCCGTG GATCAGAAGTCCAATGCTCCTCTCTTGTATTTCTGGTATGCTGAATTGGAGCTTGCGAAGGATCCTCACAATGGTCATGATTCTGTAAATCGTGCTGTTCACATTTTATCTTGCCTAGGAAGTGGTGATTCTTACAGTCCATTTAAATGTCAACCATCAAGTTTGCAACTGCTGAGAGCGCACCAaggttttaaagaaaaaatcaggGCAGTACGATCTACGTGGCTCCATGGAGTTATAGATGACTCGTCTGTGGCTCTCATATCCTCTGCAGCTTTGTTTGAGGAGTTGACCACTGGATACAATGCCGGTCTTGAGGTTTTAGATCAGGCTTTCAACATGGTACTTCCAG aaagaagaaaacagagctATCAACTAGAATGTTTGTTCAACTACTATGTGAAGATGCTTCTGAGACATCATAAGCAATTAAGCCAACTAAAAGTCCGGGAGTCAATTTCTCAGGGATTGCAGTTCTATCCATTAAATCCTGAACTTTATACTGCTTTTCTGGAGATTAGCTACATTTATTCGGTACCCAGTAAACTGCGATGGACCTTTGATGACTACTGTCAGAA GCAACCTTCTCTGATCCTTTGGATTTTTGCATTATCCTTTGAGATGGGTTATGCGGGTTCTCCTCATAGAATACGTAGGCTGTTTGAAAAGGCATTGGAAAATGACAATTTGCGTCATTCTGTTCTTCTCTGGCGCTGCTACATTTCATATGAGCTGAACACAGCATGCGATCCTTCTTCAGCCAAGCGAGTTTTCTTCCGAGCCATCCATTCCTGCCCATG GTCAAAAAAGCTGTGGCTTGACGGTTTCATCAAACTGAACTCTATTTTGAGCGCGAAAGAGCTTTCGGATCTCCAAGAAGTTATGCGCGACAAAGAGCTCAATCTACGGACTGATATCTATGAGATTCTCTTGCAAGAAGAACTCATATCTTGA
- the LOC111782758 gene encoding protein NRDE2 homolog isoform X3, translated as MEAPAEEELPPEEQKPKTSLFPLPFVANNPQSQISPPNSSVPQWLCNSSFTTDLSVINDALSSQNNVYPSLSTDGDQEEAVEDEGGPSVRPEVQKSSRSYELLESSASDDGSEHEKRKKRKKKKRRRRNEYEEKKGFGEYGSRKSDVRAWADADGRPSKDYYFDSNGDRDNLAFGSLYRMDVARYRPLNHGERPGLNFNGFSQWNKSSSALDKDADAEVLDSKLKSGGRYWSAKNAAIERHKNFKRVRIGFSRKTPDKLLDDFIPFSDSQTSNNIEESWEDEVLRKTREFNKLTREHPHDEKAWLAFAEFQDKVAAMQPQKGARLQTLEKKISILEKAAELNPENEELLLYLLKNYQKRDTIDVLISRWEKILMQNSGSYKLWREFLHLIQGEFSRFKVSDMRQMYAHAIQALSAACNQHIRQANQTAKPSVEHDLIQLELGLVDIFLSLCRFEWQAGYQELATALFQAEIEFSLFCPALHLNDRSKQRLFEHFWNTNAERVGEEGAIGWSTWLEKEEENRQKVMREEEALEADEKGGWTGWSDPAPKEKKNNDDAETTAEVGVAAEEAMEQDVEEEDTEREDSTEALLKILGINADAGVDEEVKDTSTWARWSKEESLRDCEQWMPIREKSDVIHDEGMPDGETNEQLQRVILYEDVKEYLFSLISSEARLSLIYQLIEFFSGKIYSRVASNSSSWMERILSLEVLPDDILHHLRSVHDVLNKRQSSSSSFTLEVLVGGSDNLTQMSDMMKFLRNVILLCLTAFPRNFILEEAALIAEELFVTKMNSCSSSVTPCRSLAKNLLKSDRQDMLLCGVYARREATHGNIDHARKVFDMSLASVESLPVQDQKSNAPLLYFWYAELELAKDPHNGHDSVNRAVHILSCLGSGDSYSPFKCQPSSLQLLRAHQGFKEKIRAVRSTWLHGVIDDSSVALISSAALFEELTTGYNAGLEVLDQAFNMVLPERRKQSYQLECLFNYYVKMLLRHHKQLSQLKVRESISQGLQFYPLNPELYTAFLEISYIYSVPSKLRWTFDDYCQKQPSLILWIFALSFEMGYAGSPHRIRRLFEKALENDNLRHSVLLWRCYISYELNTACDPSSAKRVFFRAIHSCPWSKKLWLDGFIKLNSILSAKELSDLQEVMRDKELNLRTDIYEILLQEELIS; from the exons ATGGAAGCTCCAGCAGAAGAGGAGTTGCCACCTGAAGAGCAAAAGCCTAAAACCTCCCTCTTCCCGCTCCCGTTCGTCGCTAACAATCCCCAGAGTCAGATAAGTCCGCCCAATTCAAGCGTTCCTCAGTGGCTTTGCAACTCCAGCTTCACCACTGACCTATCCGTCATCAACGAtgctctttcatctcaaaACAATGTATATCCCTCCCTCTCCACCGATGGCGACCAGGAAGAGGCTGTGGAAGATGAAGGAGGTCCAAGTGTTAGACCTGAGGTGCAGAAGTCATCTCGATCATACGAATTGCTGGAATCTTCTGCTTCGGACGACGGCTCCGAGCAtgagaagaggaaaaagaggaagaagaagaagaggaggaggcgaaatgaatatgaagaaaaaaagggattCGGCGAGTATGGTTCGAGAAAGTCCGATGTTCGGGCTTGGGCCGATGCCGATGGTAGACCTTCCAAGGATTATTACTTCGATTCTAATGGAGACCGGGATAACTTAGCATTCGGGTCTCTTTACAG GATGGATGTTGCACGCTACAGACCGCTCAACCATGGGGAAAGACCTggactaaattttaatggattttCTCAGTGGAATAAAAGTAGTTCTGCCTTAGACAAAGATGCTGATGCTGAAGTGTTGGATAGTAAATTGAAATCAGGTGGACGCTATTGGTCTGCAAAGAATGCAGCAATAGAGCGACATAAGAACTTCAAACGTGTACGTATTGGTTTTTCTAGAAAAACTCCAGACAAATTATTGGATGATTTCATTCCTTTTTCGGATTCTCAAACATCAAATAATATTGAGGAATCTTGGGAGGATGAAGTGCTGCGTAAAACGCGGGAGTTTAACAAATTGACTAGGGAGCATCCTCATGACGAGAAGGCTTGGTTAGCTTTTGCTGAATTTCAAGACAAAGTTGCAGCTATGCAACCTCAGAAAGGTGCTCGCTTGCAAACtctagagaaaaaaattagcaTATTAGAGAAGGCTGCTGAGCTTAACCCAGAAAATGAGGAATTATTGCTATACCTTTTAAAGAATTACCAGAAAAGAGATACTATTGATGTGTTGATTAGTAGATGGGAAAAGATACTGATGCAGAATTCTGGGAGTTATAAGTTGTGGAGAGAGTTTTTGCATCTCATTCAAGGGGAGTTCTCTAGATTCAAGGTTTCAGACATGAGACAAATGTATGCACATGCAATCCAAGCTCTATCTGCTGCATGCAACCAGCACATTAGGCAG GCCAATCAAACTGCCAAACCTTCAGTGGAGCATGATCTCATTCAGCTAGAACTTGGTCTGGTTGATATTTTTCTGAGTTTGTGCCGATTTGAGTGGCAGGCTGGGTATCAGGAGTTGGCTACTGCTTTATTTCAGGCTGAAATTGAATTTAGCTTGTTTTGCCCTGCTTTGCATTTAAACGATCGAAGTAAACAAAGATTATTTGAACACTTTTGGAACACTAATGCTGAAAGAGTCGGTGAGGAAGGTGCCATCGGTTGGTCTACATGGCTAGAAAAAGAGGAGGAAAATAGGCAAAAGGTTATGAGAGAGGAGGAGGCCTTAGAGGCTGATGAAAAGGGTGGCTGGACTGGTTGGTCTGATCCAGCaccaaaagagaagaaaaataatgatgaCGCAGAAACTACTGCAGAAGTGGGTGTAGCAGCAGAGGAGGCTATGGAGCAAGatgtggaagaagaagacactGAAAGAGAAGATAGCACGGAAGCATTGCTCAAAATTCTTGGAATTAACGCTGATGCAGGGGTCGACGAGGAGGTTAAGGACACCTCAACCTGGGCTAGATGGTCAAAAGAAGAGTCATTAAGAGACTGTGAACAATGGATGCCTATCCGGGAAAAATCTG ATGTTATTCATGATGAAGGGATGCCTGATGGAGAAACAAATGAACAACTTCAAAGAGTTATATTATATGAAGATGTCAAGGAGTACCTgttttcattgatttcaagTGAAGCCCGTTTATCCTTGATATATCAGCTAATTGAATTCTTTAGtggaaaaatatattcaag GGTGGCTTCAAATAGTTCAAGTTGGATGGAGAGAATCCTTAGTTTAGAGGTGTTGCCAGACGATATATTACATCATCTGAGAAGTGTTCACGATGTTCTTAATAAAAGGCAAAGCAGCTCAAGTAGCTTCACTTTGGAGGTCCTTGTGGGAGGTTCTGATAACCTAACTCAGATGTCTGACATGATGAAGTTTCTTCGCAATGTTATATTACTTTGTTTAACAGCTTTCCCACGTAATTTCATATTGGAAGAAGCTGCTTTAATTGCTGAAGAGTTATTTGTTACAAAAATGAATTCTTGTAGCTCCTCAGTTACTCCCTGCCGTTCCTTAGCAAAGAATCTCTTGAAAAGTGATCGTCAG GACATGTTACTTTGTGGAGTCTATGCACGAAGAGAGGCAACACATGGAAATATCGATCATGCTAGAAAAGTATTTGACATGTCATTGGCATCTGTGGAAAGCCTTCCCGTG CAGGATCAGAAGTCCAATGCTCCTCTCTTGTATTTCTGGTATGCTGAATTGGAGCTTGCGAAGGATCCTCACAATGGTCATGATTCTGTAAATCGTGCTGTTCACATTTTATCTTGCCTAGGAAGTGGTGATTCTTACAGTCCATTTAAATGTCAACCATCAAGTTTGCAACTGCTGAGAGCGCACCAaggttttaaagaaaaaatcaggGCAGTACGATCTACGTGGCTCCATGGAGTTATAGATGACTCGTCTGTGGCTCTCATATCCTCTGCAGCTTTGTTTGAGGAGTTGACCACTGGATACAATGCCGGTCTTGAGGTTTTAGATCAGGCTTTCAACATGGTACTTCCAG aaagaagaaaacagagctATCAACTAGAATGTTTGTTCAACTACTATGTGAAGATGCTTCTGAGACATCATAAGCAATTAAGCCAACTAAAAGTCCGGGAGTCAATTTCTCAGGGATTGCAGTTCTATCCATTAAATCCTGAACTTTATACTGCTTTTCTGGAGATTAGCTACATTTATTCGGTACCCAGTAAACTGCGATGGACCTTTGATGACTACTGTCAGAA GCAACCTTCTCTGATCCTTTGGATTTTTGCATTATCCTTTGAGATGGGTTATGCGGGTTCTCCTCATAGAATACGTAGGCTGTTTGAAAAGGCATTGGAAAATGACAATTTGCGTCATTCTGTTCTTCTCTGGCGCTGCTACATTTCATATGAGCTGAACACAGCATGCGATCCTTCTTCAGCCAAGCGAGTTTTCTTCCGAGCCATCCATTCCTGCCCATG GTCAAAAAAGCTGTGGCTTGACGGTTTCATCAAACTGAACTCTATTTTGAGCGCGAAAGAGCTTTCGGATCTCCAAGAAGTTATGCGCGACAAAGAGCTCAATCTACGGACTGATATCTATGAGATTCTCTTGCAAGAAGAACTCATATCTTGA
- the LOC111782758 gene encoding protein NRDE2 homolog isoform X1: protein MEAPAEEELPPEEQKPKTSLFPLPFVANNPQSQISPPNSSVPQWLCNSSFTTDLSVINDALSSQNNVYPSLSTDGDQEEAVEDEGGPSVRPEVQKSSRSYELLESSASDDGSEHEKRKKRKKKKRRRRNEYEEKKGFGEYGSRKSDVRAWADADGRPSKDYYFDSNGDRDNLAFGSLYRMDVARYRPLNHGERPGLNFNGFSQWNKSSSALDKDADAEVLDSKLKSGGRYWSAKNAAIERHKNFKRVRIGFSRKTPDKLLDDFIPFSDSQTSNNIEESWEDEVLRKTREFNKLTREHPHDEKAWLAFAEFQDKVAAMQPQKGARLQTLEKKISILEKAAELNPENEELLLYLLKNYQKRDTIDVLISRWEKILMQNSGSYKLWREFLHLIQGEFSRFKVSDMRQMYAHAIQALSAACNQHIRQANQTAKPSVEHDLIQLELGLVDIFLSLCRFEWQAGYQELATALFQAEIEFSLFCPALHLNDRSKQRLFEHFWNTNAERVGEEGAIGWSTWLEKEEENRQKVMREEEALEADEKGGWTGWSDPAPKEKKNNDDAETTAEVGVAAEEAMEQDVEEEDTEREDSTEALLKILGINADAGVDEEVKDTSTWARWSKEESLRDCEQWMPIREKSADVIHDEGMPDGETNEQLQRVILYEDVKEYLFSLISSEARLSLIYQLIEFFSGKIYSRVASNSSSWMERILSLEVLPDDILHHLRSVHDVLNKRQSSSSSFTLEVLVGGSDNLTQMSDMMKFLRNVILLCLTAFPRNFILEEAALIAEELFVTKMNSCSSSVTPCRSLAKNLLKSDRQDMLLCGVYARREATHGNIDHARKVFDMSLASVESLPVQDQKSNAPLLYFWYAELELAKDPHNGHDSVNRAVHILSCLGSGDSYSPFKCQPSSLQLLRAHQGFKEKIRAVRSTWLHGVIDDSSVALISSAALFEELTTGYNAGLEVLDQAFNMVLPERRKQSYQLECLFNYYVKMLLRHHKQLSQLKVRESISQGLQFYPLNPELYTAFLEISYIYSVPSKLRWTFDDYCQKQPSLILWIFALSFEMGYAGSPHRIRRLFEKALENDNLRHSVLLWRCYISYELNTACDPSSAKRVFFRAIHSCPWSKKLWLDGFIKLNSILSAKELSDLQEVMRDKELNLRTDIYEILLQEELIS from the exons ATGGAAGCTCCAGCAGAAGAGGAGTTGCCACCTGAAGAGCAAAAGCCTAAAACCTCCCTCTTCCCGCTCCCGTTCGTCGCTAACAATCCCCAGAGTCAGATAAGTCCGCCCAATTCAAGCGTTCCTCAGTGGCTTTGCAACTCCAGCTTCACCACTGACCTATCCGTCATCAACGAtgctctttcatctcaaaACAATGTATATCCCTCCCTCTCCACCGATGGCGACCAGGAAGAGGCTGTGGAAGATGAAGGAGGTCCAAGTGTTAGACCTGAGGTGCAGAAGTCATCTCGATCATACGAATTGCTGGAATCTTCTGCTTCGGACGACGGCTCCGAGCAtgagaagaggaaaaagaggaagaagaagaagaggaggaggcgaaatgaatatgaagaaaaaaagggattCGGCGAGTATGGTTCGAGAAAGTCCGATGTTCGGGCTTGGGCCGATGCCGATGGTAGACCTTCCAAGGATTATTACTTCGATTCTAATGGAGACCGGGATAACTTAGCATTCGGGTCTCTTTACAG GATGGATGTTGCACGCTACAGACCGCTCAACCATGGGGAAAGACCTggactaaattttaatggattttCTCAGTGGAATAAAAGTAGTTCTGCCTTAGACAAAGATGCTGATGCTGAAGTGTTGGATAGTAAATTGAAATCAGGTGGACGCTATTGGTCTGCAAAGAATGCAGCAATAGAGCGACATAAGAACTTCAAACGTGTACGTATTGGTTTTTCTAGAAAAACTCCAGACAAATTATTGGATGATTTCATTCCTTTTTCGGATTCTCAAACATCAAATAATATTGAGGAATCTTGGGAGGATGAAGTGCTGCGTAAAACGCGGGAGTTTAACAAATTGACTAGGGAGCATCCTCATGACGAGAAGGCTTGGTTAGCTTTTGCTGAATTTCAAGACAAAGTTGCAGCTATGCAACCTCAGAAAGGTGCTCGCTTGCAAACtctagagaaaaaaattagcaTATTAGAGAAGGCTGCTGAGCTTAACCCAGAAAATGAGGAATTATTGCTATACCTTTTAAAGAATTACCAGAAAAGAGATACTATTGATGTGTTGATTAGTAGATGGGAAAAGATACTGATGCAGAATTCTGGGAGTTATAAGTTGTGGAGAGAGTTTTTGCATCTCATTCAAGGGGAGTTCTCTAGATTCAAGGTTTCAGACATGAGACAAATGTATGCACATGCAATCCAAGCTCTATCTGCTGCATGCAACCAGCACATTAGGCAG GCCAATCAAACTGCCAAACCTTCAGTGGAGCATGATCTCATTCAGCTAGAACTTGGTCTGGTTGATATTTTTCTGAGTTTGTGCCGATTTGAGTGGCAGGCTGGGTATCAGGAGTTGGCTACTGCTTTATTTCAGGCTGAAATTGAATTTAGCTTGTTTTGCCCTGCTTTGCATTTAAACGATCGAAGTAAACAAAGATTATTTGAACACTTTTGGAACACTAATGCTGAAAGAGTCGGTGAGGAAGGTGCCATCGGTTGGTCTACATGGCTAGAAAAAGAGGAGGAAAATAGGCAAAAGGTTATGAGAGAGGAGGAGGCCTTAGAGGCTGATGAAAAGGGTGGCTGGACTGGTTGGTCTGATCCAGCaccaaaagagaagaaaaataatgatgaCGCAGAAACTACTGCAGAAGTGGGTGTAGCAGCAGAGGAGGCTATGGAGCAAGatgtggaagaagaagacactGAAAGAGAAGATAGCACGGAAGCATTGCTCAAAATTCTTGGAATTAACGCTGATGCAGGGGTCGACGAGGAGGTTAAGGACACCTCAACCTGGGCTAGATGGTCAAAAGAAGAGTCATTAAGAGACTGTGAACAATGGATGCCTATCCGGGAAAAATCTG CAGATGTTATTCATGATGAAGGGATGCCTGATGGAGAAACAAATGAACAACTTCAAAGAGTTATATTATATGAAGATGTCAAGGAGTACCTgttttcattgatttcaagTGAAGCCCGTTTATCCTTGATATATCAGCTAATTGAATTCTTTAGtggaaaaatatattcaag GGTGGCTTCAAATAGTTCAAGTTGGATGGAGAGAATCCTTAGTTTAGAGGTGTTGCCAGACGATATATTACATCATCTGAGAAGTGTTCACGATGTTCTTAATAAAAGGCAAAGCAGCTCAAGTAGCTTCACTTTGGAGGTCCTTGTGGGAGGTTCTGATAACCTAACTCAGATGTCTGACATGATGAAGTTTCTTCGCAATGTTATATTACTTTGTTTAACAGCTTTCCCACGTAATTTCATATTGGAAGAAGCTGCTTTAATTGCTGAAGAGTTATTTGTTACAAAAATGAATTCTTGTAGCTCCTCAGTTACTCCCTGCCGTTCCTTAGCAAAGAATCTCTTGAAAAGTGATCGTCAG GACATGTTACTTTGTGGAGTCTATGCACGAAGAGAGGCAACACATGGAAATATCGATCATGCTAGAAAAGTATTTGACATGTCATTGGCATCTGTGGAAAGCCTTCCCGTG CAGGATCAGAAGTCCAATGCTCCTCTCTTGTATTTCTGGTATGCTGAATTGGAGCTTGCGAAGGATCCTCACAATGGTCATGATTCTGTAAATCGTGCTGTTCACATTTTATCTTGCCTAGGAAGTGGTGATTCTTACAGTCCATTTAAATGTCAACCATCAAGTTTGCAACTGCTGAGAGCGCACCAaggttttaaagaaaaaatcaggGCAGTACGATCTACGTGGCTCCATGGAGTTATAGATGACTCGTCTGTGGCTCTCATATCCTCTGCAGCTTTGTTTGAGGAGTTGACCACTGGATACAATGCCGGTCTTGAGGTTTTAGATCAGGCTTTCAACATGGTACTTCCAG aaagaagaaaacagagctATCAACTAGAATGTTTGTTCAACTACTATGTGAAGATGCTTCTGAGACATCATAAGCAATTAAGCCAACTAAAAGTCCGGGAGTCAATTTCTCAGGGATTGCAGTTCTATCCATTAAATCCTGAACTTTATACTGCTTTTCTGGAGATTAGCTACATTTATTCGGTACCCAGTAAACTGCGATGGACCTTTGATGACTACTGTCAGAA GCAACCTTCTCTGATCCTTTGGATTTTTGCATTATCCTTTGAGATGGGTTATGCGGGTTCTCCTCATAGAATACGTAGGCTGTTTGAAAAGGCATTGGAAAATGACAATTTGCGTCATTCTGTTCTTCTCTGGCGCTGCTACATTTCATATGAGCTGAACACAGCATGCGATCCTTCTTCAGCCAAGCGAGTTTTCTTCCGAGCCATCCATTCCTGCCCATG GTCAAAAAAGCTGTGGCTTGACGGTTTCATCAAACTGAACTCTATTTTGAGCGCGAAAGAGCTTTCGGATCTCCAAGAAGTTATGCGCGACAAAGAGCTCAATCTACGGACTGATATCTATGAGATTCTCTTGCAAGAAGAACTCATATCTTGA